Proteins from a single region of Candidatus Kryptoniota bacterium:
- a CDS encoding multiheme c-type cytochrome — MIREIPRSFMVGASITLIVLVALYFFTRIPSGGETLRVQSAGSKLGGEQVAYSGGDKCATCHQRVTPDIVYQYASSSMGKSGVKCEDCHVVDRNNPMGHDHEGFFITGEPTPKQCARCHVRETDEYLHSRHAGPAWMALTGFDDFSPEQKKQTEQISELTLGPNGIPTALRNSIFDMEGPNVTPAACQSCHEIGKPNKDGSIGNCNKCHLRHEFSLAQVRKPEVCGQCHLGPDHPQDEIYKESAHGVMYATEGEKWNWDQKPGRLTTSDMPAPTCATCHMSGFGGQGTTHEVGTRLTKYLFAAVSTDRPNGQQNRLAMQEVCANCHSQTFIKNVYQRADSVTSFVNGKVAEASAIISGLIKDNIITSKPFATQISFDAFDLWHYYGRTAKFAAYMQGPDFVQWHGVYPMLKQLNEVKEDAAELRRLHRSGRRP, encoded by the coding sequence ATGATACGAGAGATCCCGAGATCATTCATGGTTGGTGCATCGATCACGCTGATCGTGCTCGTAGCACTCTACTTTTTCACAAGAATACCTTCTGGCGGCGAGACGCTCCGCGTCCAATCCGCCGGCTCAAAGCTCGGAGGTGAACAGGTCGCGTATTCGGGCGGGGACAAGTGTGCGACTTGTCATCAAAGAGTGACGCCGGATATCGTGTACCAGTATGCGTCAAGCAGCATGGGAAAGTCAGGCGTGAAATGCGAGGACTGCCATGTAGTTGACAGGAATAATCCGATGGGTCACGACCATGAAGGTTTCTTCATTACCGGCGAGCCAACGCCGAAACAGTGCGCACGCTGCCATGTCAGAGAGACAGACGAATATCTTCACAGCCGCCACGCCGGGCCCGCCTGGATGGCGCTCACCGGCTTCGATGACTTCTCGCCGGAACAGAAGAAGCAAACCGAGCAGATCTCCGAACTCACACTCGGGCCGAACGGAATCCCAACCGCATTGAGAAATTCGATCTTCGATATGGAAGGCCCCAACGTCACTCCTGCGGCATGCCAGAGTTGTCACGAGATCGGAAAGCCCAACAAAGATGGAAGCATCGGAAACTGCAACAAGTGTCATTTGAGACACGAGTTCTCACTCGCCCAGGTCCGCAAACCTGAAGTATGCGGACAGTGCCATCTTGGTCCCGATCATCCGCAGGACGAGATCTACAAGGAATCCGCGCACGGTGTGATGTATGCGACTGAAGGAGAAAAATGGAACTGGGACCAGAAACCGGGTCGTCTCACAACCAGCGACATGCCTGCCCCGACTTGCGCCACATGCCATATGAGCGGGTTCGGCGGACAGGGAACCACCCACGAAGTTGGGACACGACTCACAAAATATCTCTTTGCCGCCGTGTCTACGGACAGACCGAACGGACAGCAGAACAGGCTGGCGATGCAGGAAGTGTGCGCCAACTGCCATTCGCAGACGTTCATTAAGAACGTATATCAACGTGCCGACAGCGTTACATCTTTTGTAAATGGAAAAGTCGCAGAGGCGTCCGCCATAATATCAGGATTGATCAAAGATAACATCATAACTTCTAAACCGTTCGCCACACAAATCAGTTTCGACGCCTTCGACCTGTGGCATTATTACGGCAGGACAGCGAAGTTCGCCGCATACATGCAGGGACCGGATTTCGTTCAGTGGCATGGAGTTTATCCGATGCTGAAACAGCTGAATGAAGTCAAAGAGGATGCCGCCGAGCTGCGCCGCCTGCATCGATCCGGAAGACGGCCATGA
- the thrS gene encoding threonine--tRNA ligase, with protein MPKVKLPDNSVIEVAQSTPALEIARKISNSLAEDALAVKINGKVCDVNTPISSDCEIKFLKFEDPEGREVYWHSSSHLMAHAIQSIFPEAKFGVGPAIDDGFYYDVDISKPLSPEDLVSIEAKMHEIADRDNAFVRKVVQKNDALKFFGDKKDPYKVEIITGLDETITFYSEGDFTDLCRGPHVPSAGKLKFFKLLGTSGAYWRGDSKNKMLQRVYGISFPKKKMLDDHLKMLEEAKLRDHRRLGKELELFVFHDISPGAPFWLPKGMVIFRELEKFIREELDRHGYVEISTPMLVKKELWEQSGHWDHYKQNMFILNVEEDTYSLKPMNCPESTYVYKHKTRSYRDLPLRLAEIGRLHRNEISGALGGMFRVRQITMDDAHIYLRPDQILDEVIDLINFVNRVYRIFNFEPSYNLSTRPDNAMGDVKLWEQAEDSLKKALEKNGIEYGIKEKDGAFYGPKIDIQIKDAIGREWQVATIQLDFVMLPERFDLTYIDADGQAKRPVAIHRAIFGSFERFVGILTEHYAGAFPTWLSPVQAAVLPITDSLNDYAKSVVDALQKENVRVELDDRNEKVGFKIREWETKKVPYMLIVGQKEKDAGTVSIRKHREGDKGTKKLTEFIMSIKKEIVEKT; from the coding sequence ATGCCAAAAGTGAAACTCCCTGACAATTCGGTAATTGAAGTCGCGCAATCGACCCCCGCGCTCGAGATCGCTAGAAAGATTTCGAATTCCCTCGCTGAAGATGCGCTCGCCGTGAAGATCAATGGAAAAGTCTGCGATGTGAACACCCCGATTTCATCCGACTGCGAAATCAAATTTCTGAAGTTCGAAGACCCTGAAGGGCGCGAAGTGTACTGGCACAGCAGCTCCCACCTCATGGCTCATGCGATTCAGTCGATCTTCCCGGAAGCGAAATTCGGAGTCGGCCCGGCCATCGACGACGGATTCTATTATGACGTCGACATCAGCAAGCCGTTAAGTCCCGAAGATCTTGTATCGATCGAGGCGAAAATGCACGAGATCGCCGACCGCGACAACGCATTCGTGCGCAAGGTGGTTCAGAAAAACGACGCTCTCAAATTCTTCGGCGACAAGAAAGACCCATACAAAGTGGAGATCATCACTGGTCTCGATGAGACGATCACTTTCTACAGCGAGGGTGATTTCACAGATCTGTGCCGTGGTCCACACGTTCCTTCCGCCGGAAAATTGAAATTCTTCAAGCTACTCGGTACGAGCGGGGCGTACTGGAGAGGTGACAGCAAGAACAAGATGCTCCAGCGGGTTTACGGAATCTCTTTCCCGAAAAAGAAGATGCTCGACGATCACCTTAAAATGCTCGAAGAGGCCAAACTCCGCGACCACAGGCGACTCGGGAAAGAACTCGAACTTTTCGTGTTCCATGATATTTCTCCGGGCGCGCCGTTCTGGCTCCCGAAAGGAATGGTAATATTCAGAGAACTCGAGAAATTTATCCGCGAAGAACTTGACAGGCATGGTTATGTCGAGATCTCAACTCCGATGCTCGTCAAGAAAGAGCTATGGGAACAGTCGGGCCACTGGGATCATTACAAACAGAATATGTTCATTCTGAACGTCGAAGAGGATACCTACTCGCTTAAGCCGATGAATTGTCCTGAAAGCACTTACGTTTACAAGCACAAGACGAGGAGCTATCGAGATCTTCCGTTGCGGCTTGCCGAGATCGGCAGACTTCATAGGAACGAAATTTCCGGCGCGCTGGGCGGTATGTTCCGCGTCAGACAGATCACTATGGACGATGCACACATTTATCTGCGTCCCGACCAGATCCTCGACGAGGTGATCGATCTGATCAATTTTGTGAACAGAGTCTATCGGATCTTCAATTTCGAACCGTCCTATAATCTTTCCACACGTCCGGACAACGCAATGGGCGACGTGAAGCTCTGGGAACAAGCCGAAGACTCTTTAAAGAAAGCGCTCGAGAAGAACGGCATCGAGTATGGTATCAAAGAAAAGGACGGCGCGTTCTACGGGCCGAAGATAGACATACAGATTAAGGACGCAATCGGCAGAGAGTGGCAGGTCGCGACAATACAACTCGACTTCGTCATGCTCCCTGAGAGGTTCGACCTGACCTACATCGACGCCGACGGCCAGGCGAAGCGACCCGTGGCGATCCATCGCGCAATATTCGGTTCATTCGAGAGATTTGTCGGCATATTGACCGAACATTATGCCGGCGCTTTCCCAACCTGGCTGTCGCCGGTTCAGGCAGCAGTCCTGCCGATCACAGACAGTCTGAACGATTATGCAAAGTCGGTAGTCGACGCTCTTCAGAAGGAAAACGTCCGCGTTGAACTGGACGACAGGAACGAGAAAGTCGGTTTCAAGATTCGCGAATGGGAGACGAAGAAGGTGCCGTACATGCTGATTGTCGGCCAGAAAGAGAAAGACGCCGGCACCGTGTCCATTCGCAAGCACCGGGAAGGCGACAAGGGAACTAAAAAGCTTACTGAATTCATTATGAGTATTAAGAAAGAAATAGTGGAAAAAACCTAG
- the mtgA gene encoding monofunctional biosynthetic peptidoglycan transglycosylase yields the protein MPAEIRTRHVVRNSAALIVLVLLVVEAVMLPFPWTVAKLKMSNPKSTALMDERIKDAKTNHEPFFIRHTFVPLSQISPSLIHAVIVAEDGTFFEHNGVDWYEVKESLEKNWEEKRIVRGSSTITMQLAKNLWFSTSRDPLTKMNEVIAAYMLEHYLTKDRILELYLNEIEFGRGIFGVESASKVYFGTSASQVTREECLRLAAIIPSPIRHDPNTDSRFVSNRLEIISLRMEARGW from the coding sequence ATGCCGGCTGAAATCCGAACTCGTCATGTCGTTCGAAATTCTGCAGCCTTAATTGTTCTTGTCCTCCTCGTCGTGGAAGCTGTCATGCTCCCGTTCCCGTGGACGGTTGCAAAACTGAAAATGTCAAATCCGAAGTCGACGGCACTTATGGACGAGAGAATTAAAGACGCAAAAACAAATCATGAACCGTTCTTCATCCGCCATACTTTTGTTCCCTTGTCACAAATCTCACCTTCTCTGATCCATGCGGTGATTGTCGCGGAGGACGGAACGTTCTTTGAGCACAACGGCGTCGACTGGTACGAAGTCAAGGAATCTCTGGAGAAGAATTGGGAAGAAAAGCGGATAGTGAGGGGATCGAGCACCATTACCATGCAGCTGGCGAAAAACTTGTGGTTTTCCACCAGCCGGGATCCTCTCACGAAGATGAACGAGGTGATCGCGGCATATATGCTCGAACACTATTTGACGAAAGACAGGATACTTGAGCTCTACCTCAACGAGATCGAATTCGGCCGTGGAATTTTCGGCGTCGAATCTGCAAGCAAGGTTTATTTCGGAACGTCCGCATCCCAGGTTACACGTGAAGAGTGCCTCCGGCTTGCAGCGATAATCCCGAGTCCTATCAGGCACGATCCTAACACAGACTCCCGGTTTGTGTCGAACAGGCTCGAAATCATCTCGTTGAGAATGGAAGCAAGAGGCTGGTGA
- the rpmI gene encoding 50S ribosomal protein L35 has translation MPKTKTNRAMAKRIKRTKSGKYLREKAFRSHILTSKTRKRKRHLRAAAILDKTDNRRVRQMLNE, from the coding sequence ATGCCGAAGACAAAGACAAATCGCGCGATGGCAAAGCGAATAAAGAGGACAAAATCCGGCAAGTATCTGAGGGAAAAAGCGTTCAGGAGCCATATTTTAACGTCAAAGACTCGAAAGCGAAAGCGTCATCTCCGCGCAGCGGCAATCCTCGACAAGACGGACAACCGTCGCGTAAGGCAAATGTTAAACGAGTAG
- the pheS gene encoding phenylalanine--tRNA ligase subunit alpha → MFEEIEKLKEEAAADLSHIESVESLETFRLKYLSRKGLMGQLFEKMKDVPKEEKPSVGKSLNELRNFLESEFDLAGKRIRGGQGAQKDNIDLSIPGRTRYVGRKHPLTKTAEEIKKIFLGLGFGIADGPEIEDDYHNFEALNFPPDHPARDMQDTFFVKNESGKYLLRTHTSPVQIRVMENNRPPVRVIMPGRVYRNEAISSRSYCLFHQVEGLYVDRHVSMAELKGTITFFAREFFGGDVKLRFRPSYFPFTEPSAEVDISCFICGGSGCRMCKHSGWLEILGCGMVDPNVYKYVGYDETEVSGYAFGMGIDRLAILKYGIDDIRLFFDNDLRFLNQF, encoded by the coding sequence ATGTTTGAGGAAATCGAAAAGCTGAAGGAAGAAGCCGCTGCCGATTTGAGTCACATCGAGAGCGTTGAATCTCTCGAGACGTTCCGCCTGAAGTATCTCTCGCGGAAAGGACTTATGGGGCAACTTTTCGAGAAGATGAAAGATGTACCGAAGGAAGAGAAACCGTCGGTCGGAAAATCTCTGAATGAGCTGAGGAATTTTCTCGAATCTGAATTCGACCTCGCAGGAAAGAGAATCAGAGGCGGACAGGGCGCGCAAAAGGACAATATCGATCTCTCAATCCCGGGAAGAACCAGGTACGTCGGCCGCAAACACCCGCTCACCAAGACAGCAGAAGAAATTAAGAAGATATTTCTTGGACTCGGATTCGGAATTGCCGACGGGCCCGAGATCGAAGACGATTATCACAATTTCGAAGCGCTGAACTTCCCTCCCGACCATCCCGCAAGAGACATGCAGGACACGTTCTTCGTGAAGAACGAGAGCGGCAAATATCTCCTGCGGACTCACACGTCTCCCGTCCAGATCCGCGTCATGGAAAACAACAGGCCGCCCGTCAGGGTGATAATGCCGGGGAGAGTTTACCGCAACGAAGCGATCAGCTCGAGGAGTTACTGCCTGTTCCACCAGGTGGAAGGCTTGTATGTCGATCGGCACGTGAGCATGGCAGAGTTAAAGGGAACAATTACATTCTTTGCCAGAGAATTCTTCGGAGGAGACGTAAAGCTTCGTTTCCGCCCGAGCTATTTCCCGTTCACTGAACCGAGCGCCGAAGTCGACATCAGTTGTTTTATTTGCGGCGGAAGCGGCTGCAGGATGTGCAAACATTCCGGCTGGCTCGAAATTCTGGGCTGCGGAATGGTCGACCCTAATGTGTACAAATACGTCGGCTATGACGAGACTGAAGTGAGTGGTTACGCCTTCGGCATGGGAATCGACCGGCTCGCGATACTTAAGTACGGGATAGACGATATCAGGCTTTTCTTCGATAATGATCTCAGGTTCTTAAATCAATTTTAA
- the rplT gene encoding 50S ribosomal protein L20: protein MPRSRNKVASHRRRKKTLELAKGFWGARSKVHSIAKHHVEKALLHAYRDRRKKKREFRSLWIVRINAAARENGTTYSRLIAALAKKEVTMNRKVLADLAANNPETFKQVVHFAFN, encoded by the coding sequence ATGCCACGTTCGAGAAATAAAGTCGCATCTCACAGAAGACGGAAAAAGACTCTAGAGCTAGCGAAAGGATTCTGGGGAGCGCGAAGCAAAGTACATTCGATTGCAAAGCATCATGTCGAGAAAGCGCTTCTGCATGCTTACAGGGACAGAAGGAAGAAGAAACGCGAATTCCGCAGTTTATGGATTGTCCGCATAAACGCTGCGGCGCGGGAGAACGGGACAACTTATTCCCGCCTGATCGCCGCGCTCGCAAAGAAGGAAGTGACGATGAACCGAAAGGTTCTCGCCGATCTCGCGGCAAACAATCCCGAGACTTTCAAGCAAGTCGTACATTTCGCATTTAATTAA
- a CDS encoding bifunctional (p)ppGpp synthetase/guanosine-3',5'-bis(diphosphate) 3'-pyrophosphohydrolase, producing the protein MSYLADVKSVEKLNRLLEVCRANLFTVDENLIRRAFEFSWNAHVRGKPRASGEPFFSHPYEVALVVAKEIPLDDISVAAALLHDVVEDTAYDLKAVRSDFGDEIAEIVDGVTKISGAVESHDITRAENYRKMLLSMAKDLRVILVKFADRLHNMRTLAFLAPEKQQRIAKETLEIYAPLAHRFGLAKVKWEFEDLAFKHINAADYEYISRKLNAKRREREAYIRKFIQPIRKRLEGEEIKFDITGRPKHIYSIYNKMVKRGKPIEEIYDLFAVRVILDTADKNECFSVYGIVSEIYTPVPERFKDYISVPKQNGYQSIHTTVVGPEGKMVEVQIRTNQMDEVAERGVAAHWKYKEDIKLSDKNLDEWISWVREILEQPPVAASEDAATSFLESFKLDLYQDEIYVFTPKGDLQILPRGSTPVDFAFEIHSEVGTHCVGAKVNGRIVPLNTKLNSGDQIEIITSSNQNVNPDWEKFVVSRKAKAHIRRWLNDEARKKAAEGEEIWTKRVKKHKLTIAEDDFAKVLHDLKFDNTQKFFIAIADEEIEPDSVIARLTQQKTAREPVENTKPLHTFVEIARRASDGIVVDGTRTDLKFSYAKCCSPIPGDDIVGFVTTGEGIKIHRRNCTNLARLENAARERIVDATWPGESSGLFVAGVTVSGLDRPGILTELTHAVTNYQNTNIRSVSAEVRGELFECHIIIYVKDKEHLERLIDKLKKIDSVTHVDRMSAGSSGQGPNA; encoded by the coding sequence GTGTCTTATTTAGCTGATGTAAAAAGCGTTGAAAAACTGAACCGACTGCTGGAAGTGTGTCGGGCGAACCTGTTCACGGTAGACGAAAACCTCATACGGCGAGCATTCGAATTCAGCTGGAACGCGCACGTTCGTGGAAAGCCTCGCGCATCAGGCGAACCGTTCTTCTCGCATCCCTACGAAGTCGCCCTTGTTGTCGCAAAAGAAATTCCACTCGATGATATCTCTGTCGCGGCTGCCCTTCTTCACGATGTGGTCGAAGATACCGCTTACGATCTGAAGGCAGTGCGATCTGATTTCGGAGATGAGATAGCCGAGATCGTCGATGGCGTGACAAAGATTTCAGGCGCGGTCGAGAGCCATGACATCACCCGGGCGGAGAATTACCGTAAGATGCTACTCTCCATGGCGAAAGATCTGCGCGTCATTCTCGTGAAATTCGCGGACAGGCTTCATAACATGCGGACACTTGCGTTCCTCGCGCCGGAAAAGCAACAGCGCATCGCCAAGGAGACACTGGAAATCTATGCGCCGCTGGCACACCGGTTCGGTCTGGCAAAAGTGAAATGGGAATTCGAAGACCTCGCGTTCAAACACATCAATGCCGCCGATTACGAGTACATCTCCCGCAAGTTGAACGCGAAGCGGCGGGAGCGTGAAGCCTATATCAGGAAATTCATCCAGCCAATACGCAAGCGGCTCGAAGGAGAGGAAATTAAATTCGACATTACCGGACGGCCCAAGCATATCTACAGCATTTACAACAAGATGGTGAAAAGGGGAAAGCCCATAGAGGAAATCTACGACCTCTTTGCGGTCAGGGTAATTCTCGATACAGCCGATAAGAACGAATGTTTTTCCGTCTATGGAATCGTCTCGGAGATTTACACTCCTGTTCCTGAAAGATTCAAGGATTACATTTCTGTTCCTAAACAAAACGGTTACCAATCGATCCATACGACCGTCGTCGGTCCCGAAGGAAAGATGGTCGAGGTGCAGATCCGGACGAACCAGATGGACGAGGTGGCCGAGCGCGGAGTGGCGGCGCACTGGAAATACAAAGAGGACATAAAGCTGTCTGACAAGAATCTGGACGAATGGATTTCGTGGGTTCGTGAGATATTGGAACAACCGCCTGTTGCCGCTAGCGAAGACGCCGCGACGAGTTTTCTGGAGAGCTTTAAGCTCGACCTGTACCAGGATGAGATTTATGTCTTTACTCCGAAAGGGGACCTGCAGATTCTGCCAAGAGGATCCACGCCCGTCGACTTTGCTTTCGAAATCCATTCCGAAGTGGGCACGCATTGCGTCGGCGCAAAGGTGAACGGCAGAATCGTGCCCCTTAACACCAAGCTTAACAGCGGCGATCAGATTGAGATCATCACCTCGTCAAACCAGAACGTAAATCCTGATTGGGAGAAGTTTGTCGTCTCGCGGAAAGCAAAGGCGCACATTCGCCGGTGGTTGAACGACGAAGCCAGAAAGAAAGCAGCCGAGGGTGAGGAAATCTGGACAAAGAGGGTGAAGAAGCACAAACTGACGATTGCGGAAGACGACTTCGCAAAAGTTCTCCATGATCTTAAATTCGACAACACGCAGAAATTTTTCATCGCGATCGCGGATGAGGAGATAGAACCCGACAGCGTTATAGCGCGGCTCACGCAGCAGAAGACAGCGAGAGAGCCGGTTGAAAATACCAAACCCCTGCACACTTTTGTCGAGATTGCGCGCAGGGCATCCGACGGAATTGTAGTCGACGGCACGCGCACCGATCTCAAGTTCTCTTACGCGAAATGCTGCAGCCCGATACCCGGCGACGATATCGTCGGGTTCGTCACGACCGGAGAGGGAATAAAGATCCACAGGCGCAACTGTACGAACCTCGCAAGGTTGGAAAACGCAGCGAGAGAAAGAATCGTCGATGCCACATGGCCCGGCGAAAGCAGCGGCCTGTTTGTGGCCGGCGTTACCGTGTCGGGACTCGACCGGCCGGGAATCCTCACGGAGTTGACGCATGCGGTCACTAATTATCAGAATACGAACATCCGGAGCGTTTCAGCCGAAGTCCGCGGCGAGCTTTTCGAATGTCACATCATTATCTATGTCAAGGACAAAGAACATCTCGAACGACTGATCGACAAGTTGAAAAAGATCGACAGCGTGACTCATGTCGACAGAATGTCGGCCGGATCGTCCGGACAGGGACCTAATGCCTGA
- a CDS encoding RNA-binding domain-containing protein yields MDISELKALISEGENFKIEFKRQFSSVEKIAKELIAFANTKGGMILFGVDDDGTIYGVESEKSEMDLIYEAARDYCEPRIEPIVQVIELNRKDIVVAIVEESGKKPHRLQDYRNFVSSDAKVYIRINDKSVIASREVVKILESESSDSEPLSIIIGDSERRLFKHLEEKNRITVKEYAKLVNISERRASRILVNLVRAGVIRIYTDEKNEYFTSAF; encoded by the coding sequence ATGGATATCAGTGAACTGAAGGCGTTGATCTCCGAGGGAGAGAATTTCAAGATTGAATTCAAACGGCAATTCAGCTCCGTGGAAAAAATCGCGAAGGAACTGATAGCCTTCGCTAATACAAAAGGTGGGATGATACTCTTCGGTGTTGATGACGACGGGACGATATACGGAGTTGAAAGCGAGAAGTCCGAAATGGACCTCATATACGAAGCGGCGAGAGATTATTGCGAGCCGCGAATTGAACCGATAGTCCAGGTCATCGAGTTGAACAGGAAGGATATCGTCGTCGCGATAGTTGAGGAAAGCGGGAAGAAACCTCACCGCCTGCAGGATTACAGGAATTTCGTTTCCAGCGACGCGAAAGTCTATATCAGGATTAACGACAAGAGTGTTATCGCGAGCAGGGAGGTTGTAAAGATACTCGAGAGCGAAAGTTCGGACAGCGAACCGCTCTCGATAATCATCGGGGACAGCGAGCGAAGACTCTTTAAGCATCTCGAGGAGAAAAACAGGATCACGGTGAAGGAATACGCTAAACTCGTGAACATAAGTGAGAGACGCGCGTCCAGAATCCTCGTCAACCTCGTGAGGGCCGGCGTAATCCGAATCTATACGGACGAGAAGAACGAGTATTTCACGTCAGCCTTCTAA
- a CDS encoding TrmH family RNA methyltransferase, translating to MHKLSYSEISARRLTVDQAASEKRSPIYGFLENVRSLYNVGSIFRTSDAILLSKLYLTGFTPHPPRPEISKTALGAVESVPWSYHKKAVEAVQEIKSAGLKFVVLEQTRESVPIWELPRNLFPVCIAVGNEIGGISKELVDYADIAVDIPMKGVKHSLNVAVAYGIAVYRLYEMYCEVNSKSELKNQRQV from the coding sequence GTGCATAAGCTCTCTTACTCGGAAATATCGGCGAGAAGGCTGACGGTGGATCAAGCTGCATCCGAGAAGCGTTCCCCCATATATGGATTTCTCGAAAATGTCAGGAGTCTTTACAATGTGGGATCGATCTTCAGGACTTCGGACGCCATTCTTCTCTCAAAACTATATCTTACCGGATTCACTCCGCACCCGCCTCGTCCTGAAATTTCCAAGACAGCACTCGGCGCAGTGGAAAGTGTACCATGGTCATACCATAAAAAAGCTGTCGAAGCGGTTCAGGAAATCAAGTCTGCGGGACTAAAGTTCGTGGTCCTCGAACAAACGAGGGAAAGCGTTCCAATCTGGGAGCTGCCTCGCAACCTGTTTCCGGTTTGCATTGCCGTGGGAAACGAGATCGGTGGAATATCCAAAGAGCTAGTGGATTACGCGGATATCGCCGTAGACATTCCGATGAAAGGTGTGAAACACTCGTTAAATGTCGCAGTAGCTTACGGGATCGCCGTCTACAGACTGTACGAAATGTATTGTGAAGTTAACTCGAAATCTGAATTGAAGAATCAACGACAGGTGTAA
- the ruvX gene encoding Holliday junction resolvase RuvX, translating into MPEQKRMMGIDFGQKRVGIAVSDPTGIIARGLDTIPNDRNLIEIVIAMIVKLSVGKVVVGKPLMLSGKEGVSAIEAAKFAAKLREKLRSGPDGEIEVVEWDERFTTTMAQRIQLELGVKRKERQRKSNLDRMASQLILQSYLDSRK; encoded by the coding sequence ATGCCTGAACAGAAACGGATGATGGGAATCGACTTTGGCCAGAAAAGAGTAGGGATCGCAGTAAGCGATCCGACTGGAATAATTGCCCGCGGTCTCGATACGATACCTAATGACAGGAACCTGATTGAAATAGTAATAGCGATGATAGTAAAGTTGTCGGTTGGAAAGGTCGTCGTCGGGAAACCGCTGATGCTGAGCGGTAAAGAAGGAGTCTCAGCGATCGAGGCGGCAAAATTCGCAGCGAAACTTAGAGAGAAGCTTCGGTCCGGCCCTGACGGCGAAATCGAGGTGGTCGAGTGGGATGAACGGTTCACTACAACAATGGCTCAAAGAATACAGCTTGAACTCGGCGTGAAAAGGAAAGAGAGGCAGAGGAAGAGCAATCTGGATCGTATGGCCTCGCAGCTCATTCTCCAGAGTTATCTTGATTCACGAAAATGA
- the infC gene encoding translation initiation factor IF-3, translating to MNTPKLKINNEIRVPNVRLIDSDGKQLGVMPPREAMRLAENRGLDLVEIVPTSNPPVCKLVDYGKYMYELTKKEKAKTKGQTSAQLKEIRFHPNTDEHDFQFKSRHAKEFLEQGHKVKGSVFFKGREITYASHGEALLNRFVEFLVEVGKVEQKPKLEGKSMAVIIAPDKSKKKTVEPKQKETKEN from the coding sequence ATCAACACACCAAAGTTAAAGATCAACAACGAAATCAGAGTCCCGAACGTCCGTTTGATCGACTCTGACGGTAAGCAGCTGGGGGTAATGCCTCCCCGTGAAGCCATGAGACTTGCAGAGAACAGAGGTCTTGACCTCGTAGAGATTGTACCCACCTCGAATCCGCCAGTATGCAAGCTGGTGGATTACGGCAAGTACATGTACGAGCTGACAAAGAAAGAAAAAGCAAAGACGAAGGGCCAGACCTCGGCACAACTCAAGGAGATCAGGTTTCACCCGAATACCGACGAGCATGACTTCCAATTCAAGTCGCGGCATGCAAAGGAATTTCTCGAGCAGGGACACAAAGTGAAGGGAAGTGTCTTCTTCAAGGGAAGAGAGATAACGTACGCGTCGCATGGAGAGGCCTTGCTCAACAGGTTTGTCGAGTTCCTGGTGGAAGTCGGCAAGGTGGAGCAGAAGCCGAAGCTGGAAGGTAAGAGCATGGCAGTGATCATCGCTCCCGACAAGTCGAAGAAGAAGACGGTCGAGCCAAAGCAAAAAGAGACAAAGGAGAATTGA